From a single Coturnix japonica isolate 7356 chromosome 25, Coturnix japonica 2.1, whole genome shotgun sequence genomic region:
- the ARHGEF11 gene encoding rho guanine nucleotide exchange factor 11 isoform X7 gives MSVRPPQAAPDRAGSKRQRLPRLSSLSSLGDSSSERRSPGHRRQPSDSSETTGLVQRCVIIQKDQHGFGFTVSGDRIVLVQSVRPGGAAMKAGVQEGDRIVKVNGTMVTNSSHLEVVKLIKSGAYVALTLLGSPPPSVGLSNSQQDTSTTGAPRNAPACPPPPPPPPLPPPQRITGPKPLQDPEVQKHATQILRNMLRQEEAELQRFYEAYNRNPGTVVGEQIEGARRRVSQLQLKIRQETSGSMDLGRLSGDSSMAMFRAAEGRLSVDSQDGDSGLESGTERFPSVSEISLNRNSVLSDHGLDSPRTSPVITARLFQHHRRQGSDTAFTPTTEQGSERTGRPLIIGPEEDYDPGYFNNECDSLFQDLSKLKSRPAHLGVFLRYIFSQADPSPLLFYLCADVCQQTTAKDSRGLGKDIWNIFLDRNAPLRVKVSEQLLSEIEARLRNGDDVRAALFEAQEMVMPEIQEQIQDYRTKRTMGLGSLYGENDLLDLDGDPQKERQVAEKQLAQLGDILSKYEEDRSSPMAFALSTYMNHTGIRSREPRVASTSEKAQALPDKDKWLPFFPKAKKQSSSTKKDKDAMEDKKRNPILKYIAKPKMSQSTVKPGNVRNIIQHFENNQHYDNQEPGSQRLSTGSFPEDLLEGDGSRAEVKLGRSESLKGREEMKKSRKAENVPRSRSDVDMDAAAEATRLHQSASSSASSLSTRSLENPTPPYTPKMGRRSIESPSLGFGADPFLPHLLEDEQGQLSDLESELDAQNWQHTVGRELLASLPQKEIDRQEVINELFATEVSHLRILRVLDLLFYQRMRKESLLSREELALLFPNLPDVIEIHNSLSESMKKLREEGPIIKEIGDLMLSRFDGLAKEEIQQVTADFCSYQSIALELIKTKQRKETRFQIFMQEAESNPQCRRLQLKDLIISEMQRLTKYPLLLENILKHTEAGTSEHDKLCRARDHCRDILKYVNEAVKQAENRHRLEGYQKRLDATSLERTSNPLAAEFKSLDLTSRRMIHEGPLTWRISKDKTVDLHVLLLEDLLVLLQKQDEKLVLKCHGKTALGSLDNKQTFSPILKLNSVLIRSVATDKRAFFIICTSELGPQIYELVALTSSEKNTWMEVLEEAVQSAMRNATFPPKRQMPEPTRMAPSSLVLQDPDVSPILSQVSSSAAEAEESSSADDNPTELLGREQPPVLPEEPGSSEVEEEELPPGPLQTEVSDAHPEPSMRLALPVPSPAEGLAEAALEDVENLRLLILRRLLPSRDTEPEDDLTPTPSVIGGTHTWDSVLSSQDSASQELLAEPQSAAEEPKSRSGLEEQNETGPTVSAEEQSSYKVVRKAPAEGAQEATLSPGSSQTETELQEGGGANVDGNYFYVSMPTGPPEPVPPPGPPQAFPPEEPPRPSAAEGPPDPPGPLRDVDLIFRTIEQLTLKLNRLKAVEAAHWELLQSLGHSSSADTTPVGHPAPGMEGWTQQPHSPEGGSPLTRSLRSLQGHSTNIPGSRAPLAEDPTHTADL, from the exons GAGGAGCGGCCATGAAGGCTGGGGTGCAGGAGGGGGACCGCATAGTCAAG GTGAACGGCACCATGGTGACCAACAGCTCCCACCTGGAGGTGGTGAAGTTGATCAAGT CTGGTGCCTACGTGGCCCTGACACTCCTGGGCTCCCCACCACCGTCGGTTGGGCTCTCCAACTCCCAGCAAGACACGAGCACTACAGGGGCACCCCGCAATGCCCCTGCCTGCCCCCCACCACCTCCACCCCCACCACTCCCCCCACCACAGCGCATCACTGGCCCCAAGCCCTTGCAG GACCCTGAGGTTCAGAAGCATGCAACGCAGATTCTCCGGAACATGCTGCgacaggaggaggcagagctgcag CGCTTCTATGAGGCATACAACCGCAACCCTGGCACTGTGGTGGGGGAGCAGATTGAGGGAGCACGCCGGAGGGtcagccagctgcagctcaaAATCCGCCAGGAGACCAGTGGCTCCATG GATTTGGGGCGACTGTCTGGTGATTCCAGCATGGCAATGTTCAGGGCAGCAGAAG GCCGCCTCTCAGTGGACTCTCAGGATGGTGACAGCGGGTTGGAGTCAGGCACGGAGCGGTTCCCCTCTGTCAGCGAG ATCTCCCTGAACCGCAACTCTGTCCTCTCTGACCACGGCTTGGACAGCCCACGCACCTCCCCAGTCATCACAGCCCGCCTCTTCCAGCACCATCGCCGGCAGGGCTCCGATACCGCCTTCACCCCTACCACTGAGCAG GGATCAGAGCGCACTGGACGACCTCTCATCATTGGGCCAGAGGAGGATTACGATCCGGGCTATTTCAACAACGAG TGCGACTCCCTCTTCCAGGACCTGAGCAAGCTGAAGTCCCGACCAGCACACTTGGGAGTCTTCCTGCGCTACATATTCTCCCAGGCAGATCCCAGCCCCCTG CTCTTCTACTTATGCGCAGACGTTTGCCAGCAGACAACAGCAAAGGATTCCCGGGGTTTGGGGAAGGATATCTGGAACATCTTCTTGGACCGGAACGCG CCTCTTCGAGTGAAGGTGTCGGAGCAGCTTCTGTCTGAGATCG AGGCTCGCCTACGGAATGGGGATGATGTCCGAGCTGCCCTCTTTGAAGCTCAGGAGATGGTGATGCCCGAGATACAGGAGCAGATCCAGGACTACAG AACGAAGCGTACCATGGGCCTGGGGAGCCTATATGGGGAAAACGACCTCCTGGACCTGGATGGGGACCCGCAGAAGGAGCGGCAAGTGGCCGAGAAGCAGCTGGCTCAGCTGGGTGACATCCT GTCAAAATATGAAGAGGACAGGAG CTCCCCCATGGCCTTTGCCCTCAGCACATACATGAACCACACTGGCATCCGCAGCCGTGAGCCACGTGTAGCCAGCACCAGTGAGAAGGCACAGGCCCTCCCGGACAAGGACAAGTGGCTGCCCTTCTTCCCCAAGGCCAAGAAG cagagcagcagcacaaagaaggACAAGGATGCCATGGAAGACAAGAAGCGCAACCCCATCCTAAAGTACATTGCAAAGCCCAAAATGTCCCAGAGCA CAGTCAAACCCGGCAATGTGAGGAACATTATCCAGCACTTTGAGAACAACCAGCATTATGACAACCAGGAGCCTGGCTCGCAGCGTCTCTCCACTGGCAGCTTCCCTGAGGACCTGCTGGAGGGTGACGG ATCTCGTGCTGAGGTCAAGCTGGGCCGCTCGGAGAGCTTGAAAGGTCgagaagagatgaagaaatcaaggaaagcagaaaacgTGCCCCGCTCCCGTAGCGATGTGGATAtggatgctgcagctgaggcCACCAGGCTTCACCAGTCAGCATCGTCCTCTGCCTCCAGTCTGTCCACCAG gTCGCTGGAGAATCCCACCCCCCCCTACACACCGAAGATGGGACGCAG GAGCATCGAGTCACCCAGCCTGGGCTTTGGTGCTGACCCCTTCCTGCCTCACCTGCTGGAGGATGAGCAGGGCCAACTCTCAGACCTGGAGTCCGAGCTGGATGCACAGAACTGGCAGCACACAGTGGGCCGGGAGCTGCTGGCCAGCCTGCCACAGAAGGAGATTGACCGGCAGGAGGTGATCAATG AGCTCTTTGCCACGGAGGTATCTCACCTTCGCATCCTCCGAGTCCTCGACCTCCTCTTTTACCAGCGGATGAGGAAGGAGAGCCTGCTGTCCAGGGAGGAGTTGGCGCTGCTCTTCCCCAACCTCCCAGATGTGATTGAAATCCACA ATTCCCTCTCCGAATCAATGAAGAAGCTCCGGGAAGAAGGACCAATCATTAAGGAAATCGGGGATCTCATGCTGTCCCGG TTTGACGGCCTGGCCAAGGAGGAGATCCAGCAGGTCACTGCTGACTTTTGCTCCTACCAGTCCATTGCGCTGGAGCTTATCAAGACCAAACAGCGCAAGGAGACCCGTTTCCAGATCTTCATGCAG gaagcagaaagcaacCCTCAGTGCCGGCGCCTGCAACTTAAGGACTTGATCATCTCAGAAATGCAACGCCTGACCAAGTACCCGTTGCTGCTGGAGAACATCCTCAAGCATACTGAAG CGGGCACCTCGGAGCATGATAAGCTGTGCCGGGCCCGAGACCACTGCCGGGACATCCTCAAGTATGTGAATGAAGCAGTGAAGCAAGCAGAGAACCGACATCGGCTGGAGGGCTACCAGAAACGCCTGGATGCCACCTCACTGGAGAGGACCAGCAACCCGCTGGCAGCTGAGTTCAAG AGCCTGGACCTCACCTCCCGCCGCATGATCCACGAAGGGCCACTCACCTGGCGTATCAGCAAGGATAAGACTGTGG ATCTGCACGTGCTGCTCCTGGAGGACCTCCTGGTGCTGCTACAGAAACAAGATGAAAAGCTGGTGCTCAAGTGCCACGGCAAGACAGCTCTGGGCTCCTTGGACAACAAGCAGACCTTCAGCCCCATCCTCAAGCTCAACTCGGTGCTCATTCGCTCCGTGGCCACAG ATAAACGAGCCTTCTTCATCATCTGCACATCAGAGCTGGGACCCCAGATCTATGAGCTGGTAGCACTGACGTCCTCTGAGAAGAACAC GTGGATGGAGGTGTTAGAGGAGGCAGTGCAGAGTGCCATGAGGAATGCTACCTTCCCCCCAAAACGCCAGATGCCGGAACCCACTCGCATGGCACCTTCAag CCTGGTGTTGCAGGACCCCGACGTCTCCCCCATCCTGTCCCaagtcagcagctctgcagcagaagcGGAGGAGAGTTCTTCAG CAGACGACAATCCCAcggagctgctgggcagggagcagcctcCAGTGCTGCCAGAGGAGCCGGGGAGCAGCGAGGTGGAAGAGGAAGAGCTGCCCCCTGGACCTCTGCAAACAGAGGTGTCTGATGCTCACCCAGAGCCCTCCATGCGCTTGGCACTGCCAGTTCCCAGCCCAGCCGAGGGGTTGGCCGAGGCAGCCCTGGAGGATG TGGAGAACCTGCGGCTGTTGATCCTGCGTCGGCTCCTGCCCAGTCGTGACACGGAGCCTGAGGACGACCTGACACCCACACCATCAGTCATTGGGGGTACCCACACTTGGGACTCAGTGCTCTCCAGCCAGGATTCAGCATCCCAAGAGTTGCTGGCTGAGCCCCAAAGTGCTGCCGAAGAGCCAAAGTCAAGATCAGGGTTGGAGGAACAGAATGAGACGGGTCCAACAGTGtctgctgaggagcagagcagctacAAGGTGGTCCGGAAAG CCCCTGCGGAGGGTGCTCAGGAGGCCACGCTCTCGCCAGGCAGCAGCCAAACAGAaactgagctgcaggaaggaggcGGAGCTAATGTAGATG GTAACTACTTCTATGTCAGCATGCCCACCGGGCCCCCCGAACCTGTGCCACCTCCAGGACCCCCCCAAGCCTTCCCACCTGAGGAACCCCCCCGACCCAGCGCTGCTGAGGGTCCCCCAGACCCACCCGGTCCCCTCCGAGATGTCGACCTCATTTTCCGCACCATTGAGCAGCTGACGCTGAAGCTCAACAGGCTGAAG gCTGTGGAAGCTGCccactgggagctgctgcagtccCTTGGGCACAGCTCATCTGCAGACACCACCCCTGTGGGGCACCCAGCCCctgggatggagggatggacCCAGCAACCCCACAGCCCCGAGGGTGGCAGCCCCCTGACCCGCTCCCTAAGGAGCCTACAGGGCCACAGCACCAACATCCCAG gctccAGAGCCCCCTTGGCTGAAGACCCCACACACACCGCCGACCTTTAG
- the ARHGEF11 gene encoding rho guanine nucleotide exchange factor 11 isoform X3, which produces MSVRPPQAAPDRAGSKRQRLPRLSSLSSLGDSSSERRSPGHRRQPSDSSETTGLVQRCVIIQKDQHGFGFTVSGDRIVLVQSVRPGGAAMKAGVQEGDRIVKVNGTMVTNSSHLEVVKLIKSGAYVALTLLGSPPPSVGLSNSQQDTSTTGAPRNAPACPPPPPPPPLPPPQRITGPKPLQDPEVQKHATQILRNMLRQEEAELQRFYEAYNRNPGTVVGEQIEGARRRVSQLQLKIRQETSGSMDLGRLSGDSSMAMFRAAEGRLSVDSQDGDSGLESGTERFPSVSEISLNRNSVLSDHGLDSPRTSPVITARLFQHHRRQGSDTAFTPTTEQGSERTGRPLIIGPEEDYDPGYFNNECDSLFQDLSKLKSRPAHLGVFLRYIFSQADPSPLLFYLCADVCQQTTAKDSRGLGKDIWNIFLDRNAPLRVKVSEQLLSEIEARLRNGDDVRAALFEAQEMVMPEIQEQIQDYRTKRTMGLGSLYGENDLLDLDGDPQKERQVAEKQLAQLGDILSKYEEDRSSPMAFALSTYMNHTGIRSREPRVASTSEKAQALPDKDKWLPFFPKAKKQSSSTKKDKDAMEDKKRNPILKYIAKPKMSQSTFHVPLSPVEVKPGNVRNIIQHFENNQHYDNQEPGSQRLSTGSFPEDLLEGDGSRAEVKLGRSESLKGREEMKKSRKAENVPRSRSDVDMDAAAEATRLHQSASSSASSLSTRSLENPTPPYTPKMGRRSIESPSLGFGADPFLPHLLEDEQGQLSDLESELDAQNWQHTVGRELLASLPQKEIDRQEVINELFATEVSHLRILRVLDLLFYQRMRKESLLSREELALLFPNLPDVIEIHNSLSESMKKLREEGPIIKEIGDLMLSRFDGLAKEEIQQVTADFCSYQSIALELIKTKQRKETRFQIFMQEAESNPQCRRLQLKDLIISEMQRLTKYPLLLENILKHTEAGTSEHDKLCRARDHCRDILKYVNEAVKQAENRHRLEGYQKRLDATSLERTSNPLAAEFKSLDLTSRRMIHEGPLTWRISKDKTVDLHVLLLEDLLVLLQKQDEKLVLKCHGKTALGSLDNKQTFSPILKLNSVLIRSVATDKRAFFIICTSELGPQIYELVALTSSEKNTWMEVLEEAVQSAMRNATFPPKRQMPEPTRMAPSSLVLQDPDVSPILSQVSSSAAEAEESSSADDNPTELLGREQPPVLPEEPGSSEVEEEELPPGPLQTEVSDAHPEPSMRLALPVPSPAEGLAEAALEDVENLRLLILRRLLPSRDTEPEDDLTPTPSVIGGTHTWDSVLSSQDSASQELLAEPQSAAEEPKSRSGLEEQNETGPTVSAEEQSSYKVVRKAPAEGAQEATLSPGSSQTETELQEGGGANVDGNYFYVSMPTGPPEPVPPPGPPQAFPPEEPPRPSAAEGPPDPPGPLRDVDLIFRTIEQLTLKLNRLKAVEAAHWELLQSLGHSSSADTTPVGHPAPGMEGWTQQPHSPEGGSPLTRSLRSLQGHSTNIPGSRAPLAEDPTHTADL; this is translated from the exons GAGGAGCGGCCATGAAGGCTGGGGTGCAGGAGGGGGACCGCATAGTCAAG GTGAACGGCACCATGGTGACCAACAGCTCCCACCTGGAGGTGGTGAAGTTGATCAAGT CTGGTGCCTACGTGGCCCTGACACTCCTGGGCTCCCCACCACCGTCGGTTGGGCTCTCCAACTCCCAGCAAGACACGAGCACTACAGGGGCACCCCGCAATGCCCCTGCCTGCCCCCCACCACCTCCACCCCCACCACTCCCCCCACCACAGCGCATCACTGGCCCCAAGCCCTTGCAG GACCCTGAGGTTCAGAAGCATGCAACGCAGATTCTCCGGAACATGCTGCgacaggaggaggcagagctgcag CGCTTCTATGAGGCATACAACCGCAACCCTGGCACTGTGGTGGGGGAGCAGATTGAGGGAGCACGCCGGAGGGtcagccagctgcagctcaaAATCCGCCAGGAGACCAGTGGCTCCATG GATTTGGGGCGACTGTCTGGTGATTCCAGCATGGCAATGTTCAGGGCAGCAGAAG GCCGCCTCTCAGTGGACTCTCAGGATGGTGACAGCGGGTTGGAGTCAGGCACGGAGCGGTTCCCCTCTGTCAGCGAG ATCTCCCTGAACCGCAACTCTGTCCTCTCTGACCACGGCTTGGACAGCCCACGCACCTCCCCAGTCATCACAGCCCGCCTCTTCCAGCACCATCGCCGGCAGGGCTCCGATACCGCCTTCACCCCTACCACTGAGCAG GGATCAGAGCGCACTGGACGACCTCTCATCATTGGGCCAGAGGAGGATTACGATCCGGGCTATTTCAACAACGAG TGCGACTCCCTCTTCCAGGACCTGAGCAAGCTGAAGTCCCGACCAGCACACTTGGGAGTCTTCCTGCGCTACATATTCTCCCAGGCAGATCCCAGCCCCCTG CTCTTCTACTTATGCGCAGACGTTTGCCAGCAGACAACAGCAAAGGATTCCCGGGGTTTGGGGAAGGATATCTGGAACATCTTCTTGGACCGGAACGCG CCTCTTCGAGTGAAGGTGTCGGAGCAGCTTCTGTCTGAGATCG AGGCTCGCCTACGGAATGGGGATGATGTCCGAGCTGCCCTCTTTGAAGCTCAGGAGATGGTGATGCCCGAGATACAGGAGCAGATCCAGGACTACAG AACGAAGCGTACCATGGGCCTGGGGAGCCTATATGGGGAAAACGACCTCCTGGACCTGGATGGGGACCCGCAGAAGGAGCGGCAAGTGGCCGAGAAGCAGCTGGCTCAGCTGGGTGACATCCT GTCAAAATATGAAGAGGACAGGAG CTCCCCCATGGCCTTTGCCCTCAGCACATACATGAACCACACTGGCATCCGCAGCCGTGAGCCACGTGTAGCCAGCACCAGTGAGAAGGCACAGGCCCTCCCGGACAAGGACAAGTGGCTGCCCTTCTTCCCCAAGGCCAAGAAG cagagcagcagcacaaagaaggACAAGGATGCCATGGAAGACAAGAAGCGCAACCCCATCCTAAAGTACATTGCAAAGCCCAAAATGTCCCAGAGCA catttcATGTCCCTTTGTCCCCTGTCGAAG TCAAACCCGGCAATGTGAGGAACATTATCCAGCACTTTGAGAACAACCAGCATTATGACAACCAGGAGCCTGGCTCGCAGCGTCTCTCCACTGGCAGCTTCCCTGAGGACCTGCTGGAGGGTGACGG ATCTCGTGCTGAGGTCAAGCTGGGCCGCTCGGAGAGCTTGAAAGGTCgagaagagatgaagaaatcaaggaaagcagaaaacgTGCCCCGCTCCCGTAGCGATGTGGATAtggatgctgcagctgaggcCACCAGGCTTCACCAGTCAGCATCGTCCTCTGCCTCCAGTCTGTCCACCAG gTCGCTGGAGAATCCCACCCCCCCCTACACACCGAAGATGGGACGCAG GAGCATCGAGTCACCCAGCCTGGGCTTTGGTGCTGACCCCTTCCTGCCTCACCTGCTGGAGGATGAGCAGGGCCAACTCTCAGACCTGGAGTCCGAGCTGGATGCACAGAACTGGCAGCACACAGTGGGCCGGGAGCTGCTGGCCAGCCTGCCACAGAAGGAGATTGACCGGCAGGAGGTGATCAATG AGCTCTTTGCCACGGAGGTATCTCACCTTCGCATCCTCCGAGTCCTCGACCTCCTCTTTTACCAGCGGATGAGGAAGGAGAGCCTGCTGTCCAGGGAGGAGTTGGCGCTGCTCTTCCCCAACCTCCCAGATGTGATTGAAATCCACA ATTCCCTCTCCGAATCAATGAAGAAGCTCCGGGAAGAAGGACCAATCATTAAGGAAATCGGGGATCTCATGCTGTCCCGG TTTGACGGCCTGGCCAAGGAGGAGATCCAGCAGGTCACTGCTGACTTTTGCTCCTACCAGTCCATTGCGCTGGAGCTTATCAAGACCAAACAGCGCAAGGAGACCCGTTTCCAGATCTTCATGCAG gaagcagaaagcaacCCTCAGTGCCGGCGCCTGCAACTTAAGGACTTGATCATCTCAGAAATGCAACGCCTGACCAAGTACCCGTTGCTGCTGGAGAACATCCTCAAGCATACTGAAG CGGGCACCTCGGAGCATGATAAGCTGTGCCGGGCCCGAGACCACTGCCGGGACATCCTCAAGTATGTGAATGAAGCAGTGAAGCAAGCAGAGAACCGACATCGGCTGGAGGGCTACCAGAAACGCCTGGATGCCACCTCACTGGAGAGGACCAGCAACCCGCTGGCAGCTGAGTTCAAG AGCCTGGACCTCACCTCCCGCCGCATGATCCACGAAGGGCCACTCACCTGGCGTATCAGCAAGGATAAGACTGTGG ATCTGCACGTGCTGCTCCTGGAGGACCTCCTGGTGCTGCTACAGAAACAAGATGAAAAGCTGGTGCTCAAGTGCCACGGCAAGACAGCTCTGGGCTCCTTGGACAACAAGCAGACCTTCAGCCCCATCCTCAAGCTCAACTCGGTGCTCATTCGCTCCGTGGCCACAG ATAAACGAGCCTTCTTCATCATCTGCACATCAGAGCTGGGACCCCAGATCTATGAGCTGGTAGCACTGACGTCCTCTGAGAAGAACAC GTGGATGGAGGTGTTAGAGGAGGCAGTGCAGAGTGCCATGAGGAATGCTACCTTCCCCCCAAAACGCCAGATGCCGGAACCCACTCGCATGGCACCTTCAag CCTGGTGTTGCAGGACCCCGACGTCTCCCCCATCCTGTCCCaagtcagcagctctgcagcagaagcGGAGGAGAGTTCTTCAG CAGACGACAATCCCAcggagctgctgggcagggagcagcctcCAGTGCTGCCAGAGGAGCCGGGGAGCAGCGAGGTGGAAGAGGAAGAGCTGCCCCCTGGACCTCTGCAAACAGAGGTGTCTGATGCTCACCCAGAGCCCTCCATGCGCTTGGCACTGCCAGTTCCCAGCCCAGCCGAGGGGTTGGCCGAGGCAGCCCTGGAGGATG TGGAGAACCTGCGGCTGTTGATCCTGCGTCGGCTCCTGCCCAGTCGTGACACGGAGCCTGAGGACGACCTGACACCCACACCATCAGTCATTGGGGGTACCCACACTTGGGACTCAGTGCTCTCCAGCCAGGATTCAGCATCCCAAGAGTTGCTGGCTGAGCCCCAAAGTGCTGCCGAAGAGCCAAAGTCAAGATCAGGGTTGGAGGAACAGAATGAGACGGGTCCAACAGTGtctgctgaggagcagagcagctacAAGGTGGTCCGGAAAG CCCCTGCGGAGGGTGCTCAGGAGGCCACGCTCTCGCCAGGCAGCAGCCAAACAGAaactgagctgcaggaaggaggcGGAGCTAATGTAGATG GTAACTACTTCTATGTCAGCATGCCCACCGGGCCCCCCGAACCTGTGCCACCTCCAGGACCCCCCCAAGCCTTCCCACCTGAGGAACCCCCCCGACCCAGCGCTGCTGAGGGTCCCCCAGACCCACCCGGTCCCCTCCGAGATGTCGACCTCATTTTCCGCACCATTGAGCAGCTGACGCTGAAGCTCAACAGGCTGAAG gCTGTGGAAGCTGCccactgggagctgctgcagtccCTTGGGCACAGCTCATCTGCAGACACCACCCCTGTGGGGCACCCAGCCCctgggatggagggatggacCCAGCAACCCCACAGCCCCGAGGGTGGCAGCCCCCTGACCCGCTCCCTAAGGAGCCTACAGGGCCACAGCACCAACATCCCAG gctccAGAGCCCCCTTGGCTGAAGACCCCACACACACCGCCGACCTTTAG